Proteins co-encoded in one Galactobacillus timonensis genomic window:
- a CDS encoding IS4 family transposase — protein sequence MCLICAPPSQLMILKRCWLMKSNVSNSLEHFFRKFGDYIRSPIVRSLSKTKTSDFTRIYKFPWFDVILYLIFRSEKTSQGELSKYFSDIGHPGYQVSKQAMLKAVNKLNPNVFIDLIHHFAELFYQSEDLVKTYRGYILLAEDGTTLELRPTVQALMQYGFVTNSKVKDMFDAVNATSRSSALYDVTNGLVVDFTMENYSKSEIPMAAGHLLRMHSVFDGRRIIYLADRYYDSVELQAILESYGFYYCIRGKSNFFRHYIEKMTSDDEWITVEVDKPWQRRLKYSIPKERFVKDPTFRLRIVKYKYSYTDINGIPQTTDLIYFTNLPKEEFSSQEIVNLYERRWDIECSYKTLKTDYEWERYFTSASNAERNMIFAKVLFHNIVGVIRKEMNRQLQADNNPKNKYGYTINIAQLAKMIRENNLVRWLRTSNRKAIMRTMDVILGLINKIKVPVRPGRHHQRWGAVVTYNHPHRYRLDGRHDPRVRTYQGCMMTVKP from the coding sequence ATGTGCCTTATCTGCGCGCCGCCTTCTCAGTTAATGATCCTGAAGAGGTGCTGGCTCATGAAATCAAACGTTTCAAATAGCCTGGAACATTTCTTTAGAAAATTTGGCGATTACATAAGATCACCAATCGTTCGCTCGCTATCCAAAACAAAAACAAGCGACTTTACCAGGATTTATAAGTTTCCATGGTTCGATGTGATTCTTTATCTTATATTCCGGTCAGAGAAGACCTCTCAGGGAGAACTCTCAAAGTATTTCAGTGATATTGGACACCCAGGATATCAGGTCAGTAAACAGGCAATGTTAAAAGCTGTTAACAAACTGAATCCGAATGTCTTCATTGATCTGATTCACCATTTCGCAGAACTGTTTTACCAGTCTGAGGATCTCGTCAAGACTTACAGAGGATATATTCTTCTGGCCGAAGATGGCACCACACTTGAATTAAGGCCGACTGTTCAGGCCTTAATGCAATATGGGTTTGTCACCAATTCAAAGGTTAAAGACATGTTCGATGCCGTTAACGCCACAAGCCGTTCCTCGGCCCTGTATGATGTCACAAACGGCCTGGTAGTAGACTTCACAATGGAAAATTACTCCAAGTCAGAAATTCCGATGGCTGCAGGCCATTTACTGAGAATGCATTCCGTTTTTGACGGCCGCAGGATAATCTATCTGGCTGATCGCTATTATGACAGCGTTGAACTGCAGGCAATTCTTGAATCGTATGGCTTCTATTACTGCATTCGGGGAAAATCCAATTTCTTCAGGCACTATATTGAGAAGATGACCAGTGATGATGAATGGATTACCGTTGAAGTTGATAAACCATGGCAGAGGCGTCTGAAATACTCTATTCCTAAGGAACGATTTGTCAAAGATCCGACATTCAGACTGAGGATAGTGAAATATAAATACAGCTATACCGATATAAATGGTATTCCGCAGACAACGGATCTGATTTACTTCACAAATCTTCCAAAAGAGGAGTTCAGCAGTCAGGAGATCGTTAATCTGTATGAAAGACGCTGGGATATTGAGTGCAGTTATAAAACGCTGAAAACAGATTATGAATGGGAACGTTACTTCACCAGCGCATCAAATGCCGAGCGCAATATGATCTTTGCGAAGGTTCTGTTTCATAACATTGTCGGCGTTATCCGCAAAGAGATGAACCGGCAGCTTCAGGCAGACAATAACCCGAAAAACAAGTATGGTTACACGATAAATATTGCGCAGCTTGCCAAGATGATCAGAGAGAACAACCTGGTCAGATGGCTGCGCACAAGCAACCGGAAAGCCATTATGCGGACAATGGATGTGATCCTCGGTCTGATCAACAAAATAAAAGTGCCTGTCCGCCCTGGCAGGCACCATCAGCGATGGGGTGCAGTCGTCACATATAACCACCCACACCGCTACCGGCTCGATGGTCGTCATGATCCGAGAGTAAGAACTTATCAAGGATGCATGATGACTGTGAAACCGTAA
- a CDS encoding ABC transporter ATP-binding protein encodes MSENRKQRPPMGHGRPMGTGEKAKDFKGTTRRLLAYMRPYRFQLIFICIFAVISTIFSIVGPKILGNATTLLAEGLAGKYTSQGSIDFAGIFRILRNLTIIYLLSALFNYLSGWMMAGVTQKITYSLREEISKKINRLPLNFFDRQTHGEVLSRVTNDVDTVSQSLNQAVQQVLTSLITIIGILYMMLRISWQMTLMAIIVIPISGILAAVIVKKSQKYFLAQQSTLGRVNGHIEEMYGGHLVMKAFNGEERSISTFNRLNNDLYESAWKSQFISGIMMPVTSFIGNVGYVGVCILGGYLAIHGNLAIGDIQAFIQYVRNFNQPITQTAQIMNVMQSTAAAAERVFEFLEEPEAKPDTDHPVSIRDADDNLTIRGDVAFENVCFGYEPDKIVIHDFSAFIKAGQQIAIVGPTGAGKTTIVKLLMRFYDLNSGTIYIDGIDTRNLTRKDLRDCFGMVLQDAWLHTGTIMENIRYGKLDATDEEVVKAADAAYVDHFIRTLENGYQTEINEETTNISQGQKQLLTIARAFLADPKILILDEATSSVDTRTEILIQKGMENLMKGRTSFVIAHRLSTIRNADLILVMDHGDIVEAGKHEELLTKNGFYAKLYNAQFEES; translated from the coding sequence ATGAGTGAAAACAGAAAACAAAGACCGCCCATGGGTCATGGAAGACCCATGGGAACGGGCGAGAAAGCCAAGGACTTCAAAGGAACCACCCGCAGGCTTCTGGCCTATATGCGTCCCTACCGCTTCCAGCTGATTTTTATCTGCATCTTCGCAGTCATCTCGACGATCTTCTCGATCGTCGGTCCGAAGATTCTCGGAAACGCGACAACCCTGCTGGCTGAAGGCCTTGCTGGCAAGTATACAAGCCAGGGGTCGATTGACTTTGCCGGCATCTTCCGGATCCTCAGAAATCTGACCATCATCTATCTGCTCAGTGCCCTGTTCAATTACCTCTCCGGATGGATGATGGCAGGTGTCACCCAGAAGATCACCTACTCCCTGCGTGAGGAAATCAGTAAGAAGATCAACCGCCTGCCGCTGAATTTTTTCGACCGTCAGACGCATGGTGAAGTGCTCTCCCGCGTCACGAACGATGTGGATACCGTGTCCCAGTCGCTCAACCAGGCGGTGCAGCAGGTACTGACTTCATTGATTACGATCATCGGTATCCTCTACATGATGCTGAGAATCTCGTGGCAGATGACATTGATGGCAATCATTGTCATTCCGATCTCCGGAATCCTTGCGGCTGTCATCGTTAAGAAGTCGCAGAAGTACTTCCTCGCCCAGCAGTCGACCCTCGGCAGGGTCAACGGCCACATTGAAGAAATGTATGGCGGACACCTCGTCATGAAGGCATTCAATGGTGAAGAGCGCTCCATCAGCACCTTCAACAGGCTGAACAACGACCTCTACGAGAGCGCCTGGAAGTCGCAGTTCATCTCCGGCATCATGATGCCGGTAACCAGCTTCATCGGCAACGTCGGCTATGTCGGCGTATGCATCCTGGGCGGCTATCTTGCGATTCACGGAAATCTCGCCATCGGCGACATTCAGGCATTCATTCAATATGTCAGAAACTTCAACCAGCCGATCACGCAGACGGCGCAGATCATGAACGTCATGCAGTCGACGGCTGCCGCTGCCGAGCGCGTTTTCGAATTTCTCGAGGAACCGGAGGCAAAACCCGATACCGATCATCCGGTATCGATCCGTGACGCAGACGACAACCTCACGATCCGCGGCGACGTAGCCTTCGAAAATGTATGCTTCGGCTATGAACCGGACAAGATCGTCATTCATGACTTCTCCGCCTTCATCAAGGCCGGCCAGCAGATTGCCATTGTCGGCCCTACGGGCGCCGGCAAGACGACGATCGTCAAGCTGCTGATGCGCTTCTATGATCTCAACAGCGGAACGATCTACATCGACGGCATTGATACACGGAATCTGACGCGCAAAGACCTTAGAGACTGCTTCGGAATGGTTCTGCAGGACGCATGGCTCCATACCGGAACCATTATGGAAAACATCCGCTACGGAAAGCTGGACGCAACCGATGAAGAAGTTGTCAAGGCTGCAGATGCGGCCTATGTCGACCACTTCATCCGCACCCTGGAAAACGGTTATCAAACCGAAATCAATGAAGAGACGACCAACATCTCCCAGGGCCAGAAGCAGCTGCTCACCATTGCCAGAGCTTTCCTTGCCGATCCGAAGATTCTGATTCTCGATGAGGCAACGTCCTCCGTCGATACCCGTACCGAAATCCTGATCCAGAAAGGCATGGAGAACCTCATGAAGGGACGCACAAGCTTCGTCATCGCTCACCGCCTCTCCACGATCCGCAATGCCGATCTGATCCTGGTCATGGATCACGGCGACATTGTCGAAGCCGGAAAGCACGAAGAACTGCTCACGAAAAACGGCTTCTATGCAAAGCTCTACAATGCCCAGTTCGAAGAATCCTGA
- a CDS encoding ABC transporter ATP-binding protein — MIKALRYLKPFWLSVIAIVALVFGQVQCELALPDYMSSIVTYGIQYSGITDTSPRAMRASVYQHMELFMDEEDKAAFEADYQLIKAGNSTYINDYPVLADEDIYIRTTDTDISELTEKPFLYVSMLENSDVLSQLGLDSSDQAFALLESNEAIRTQFLSAAEERLSGYTDSNLSSAESMLLRQEYTALGMDIEHLQSSYIMHEGGWMLLIAAIGSICAIAAAFLSSRTATAACRNMRADVFAKVESFSTSEFNSFSTASLITRTTNDIQQIQQVMTMLLRIVLMAPMMGITSILKVLRYQDMVWILGLAIILILAIMLITFKFTMPKFTRIQKLVDRLNLVTREQLSGMLVIRAFNNQKTEEKRFDDVNREMTDVNIFVNRAMALITPIVTFLMSGVTILIIWFGAKQVDLGAMQIGDMMAYLQYAMQVLISFMIVAMIFIMIPRSSVSAKRIFDVLETQPSIKDPASPVHLPSENAPVTFDHVSFRYPGAEEDVLHDISFTASPGETVAFIGSTGSGKSTLINLIPRFFDVSEGSIRFGETDIRTVTQKELRERIGYVPQKGVLFSGTVESNLKYADENADDSTIQKALEVSQSEEFVFRMPHRLQETIAEGGTNVSGGQKQRLSIARALVRNADIYIFDDTFSALDYATEAKLRTQLTEMIKQTHATVFIVAQRISTIMHADKIIVLDQGRMAGIGTHEELMKSCRVYQEIAHSQLSRKELGEA; from the coding sequence ATGATCAAAGCACTTCGCTATCTGAAGCCCTTCTGGCTCTCCGTGATTGCGATTGTTGCCCTGGTATTCGGACAGGTACAGTGTGAACTGGCGCTGCCCGATTACATGTCCAGCATCGTAACCTACGGCATCCAGTACAGCGGAATTACCGATACCAGTCCCCGCGCCATGCGGGCATCCGTCTACCAGCATATGGAACTGTTCATGGATGAGGAAGACAAGGCTGCCTTCGAAGCCGATTATCAGCTGATCAAGGCAGGCAATTCCACTTACATCAATGACTATCCCGTTCTCGCTGATGAAGACATTTACATCCGCACCACCGATACGGATATCAGTGAGCTGACGGAGAAGCCGTTTCTCTATGTCTCGATGCTGGAAAACAGCGATGTGCTCTCTCAGCTGGGACTGGACAGTTCTGATCAGGCCTTTGCCCTTCTTGAAAGCAATGAAGCCATCCGGACACAGTTTCTTTCCGCTGCCGAAGAACGACTGTCCGGCTACACCGACAGCAATCTGTCTTCCGCTGAAAGCATGTTACTGAGGCAGGAATATACTGCTCTTGGCATGGATATTGAACATCTGCAGAGCTCCTACATCATGCATGAAGGCGGATGGATGCTGCTGATTGCGGCCATCGGATCGATCTGCGCCATCGCTGCCGCCTTCCTCTCGAGCCGCACTGCCACCGCCGCATGCCGCAACATGCGTGCTGACGTCTTTGCCAAGGTGGAGTCCTTCTCGACTTCCGAGTTCAACTCCTTCTCCACCGCATCCCTGATCACCCGCACCACCAACGACATCCAGCAGATCCAGCAGGTCATGACGATGCTGCTGCGGATTGTTCTGATGGCACCGATGATGGGCATCACATCCATCCTCAAGGTACTGCGCTATCAGGACATGGTATGGATCCTGGGGCTGGCAATCATTCTGATTCTTGCCATCATGCTTATTACATTCAAGTTCACGATGCCGAAGTTCACTCGGATCCAGAAGCTTGTTGACCGCCTCAACCTGGTGACACGCGAACAGCTCTCAGGCATGCTGGTCATCCGCGCCTTCAACAATCAGAAGACCGAAGAAAAGCGCTTCGACGACGTTAACAGGGAAATGACCGATGTCAACATCTTCGTCAACCGTGCTATGGCACTGATCACACCGATTGTCACCTTCCTGATGAGCGGCGTCACGATCCTGATCATCTGGTTCGGCGCAAAGCAGGTCGATCTCGGGGCGATGCAGATCGGCGACATGATGGCATACCTGCAGTATGCGATGCAGGTTTTGATCTCCTTTATGATCGTTGCCATGATCTTCATCATGATTCCCCGGTCCAGCGTTTCTGCAAAGCGTATCTTCGACGTTCTGGAGACGCAGCCTTCCATCAAGGATCCTGCTTCTCCCGTCCATCTTCCATCCGAAAATGCGCCGGTCACATTTGACCATGTGTCCTTCCGCTATCCCGGCGCCGAAGAAGATGTCCTTCATGACATCAGCTTCACGGCCAGCCCGGGCGAGACGGTGGCTTTCATCGGATCAACCGGATCCGGTAAATCGACACTGATCAATCTCATCCCCCGCTTCTTCGATGTTTCCGAGGGCTCGATCCGGTTCGGAGAAACCGATATCCGAACGGTGACGCAGAAGGAACTGCGGGAGAGGATCGGATATGTTCCTCAGAAGGGTGTCCTTTTCTCCGGAACCGTCGAATCCAATCTGAAGTACGCCGACGAAAATGCCGATGATTCTACGATTCAGAAAGCCCTGGAAGTGTCGCAGTCCGAAGAATTTGTTTTCCGCATGCCCCACCGGCTGCAGGAGACGATTGCTGAAGGCGGAACCAATGTCTCCGGCGGCCAGAAGCAGCGCCTCTCCATTGCCCGCGCCCTGGTTCGCAACGCTGACATTTACATCTTCGATGACACATTCTCTGCCCTTGACTATGCCACGGAGGCGAAGCTGCGCACACAGTTGACGGAAATGATCAAACAGACCCATGCGACCGTCTTCATCGTCGCCCAGCGGATCAGCACGATCATGCACGCAGACAAGATCATCGTTCTCGATCAGGGCCGCATGGCCGGCATCGGAACCCATGAAGAACTGATGAAGAGCTGCCGCGTCTATCAGGAAATAGCGCATTCGCAGCTGAGCAGAAAGGAGCTTGGCGAAGCATGA
- a CDS encoding TetR/AcrR family transcriptional regulator: protein MKEETGTREKIRDTALHLFQQQGYDAVTINAICAASGISKNTFYYYYSEKKDLLVSLFDASKETAHEMMYTIAGISSPYEKLRYIISGTLDYILYLGWAVVRKALELQLAGTKEMGGHGKPSEFGMLILNLFEQAQNAGEIRSDVPASDLMHTSGFLILGAVQIWAVNDGSLDLKKTCLHQFDVLVRTGSQVKD, encoded by the coding sequence ATGAAGGAAGAAACAGGAACCCGGGAAAAAATACGTGATACCGCTCTGCACCTTTTTCAGCAGCAGGGCTATGACGCTGTGACGATCAATGCCATCTGTGCAGCCAGCGGTATTTCCAAAAATACGTTCTATTACTATTACAGTGAGAAGAAGGATCTGCTGGTCTCTCTCTTTGATGCTTCGAAGGAAACAGCTCATGAGATGATGTATACCATTGCCGGCATCAGTTCCCCCTATGAGAAGCTGCGCTATATCATTTCCGGGACGTTGGATTATATCCTGTATCTTGGCTGGGCGGTTGTGCGCAAGGCACTGGAGCTGCAGCTTGCGGGCACAAAGGAGATGGGCGGTCACGGGAAACCTTCTGAGTTCGGAATGCTTATTCTGAACCTGTTTGAGCAGGCGCAGAATGCCGGCGAGATCCGCAGTGATGTTCCCGCCAGTGATCTGATGCACACAAGCGGCTTCCTGATTCTTGGTGCGGTTCAGATCTGGGCGGTCAATGACGGTTCCCTTGATCTGAAGAAAACCTGCCTGCATCAGTTCGATGTTCTGGTACGAACCGGGTCACAAGTCAAAGATTAA
- a CDS encoding galactose ABC transporter substrate-binding protein, with product MKTFLETIAIVPLLVLSGCTPAASSTHILNIGIAVYDGDDTFIASITDEISRLAQADNVHITLRTARRSQLTQNEQVQDLIDDGMNVICVNLVDRTSTSSIINAAMKNNIPIIFFNREPVESDIDRWDQLYYVGSDPEESGRMQGQIAAAYIREHPEADRNGDGTLQVYVLEGEPGHQDTILRSESSLATLQDAGITVEKLGYSICDWKRSEAEEEVTDLINASTETELFLCNNDDMAAGAVDAYEAAGIPVEQRPLIVGIDGTAVGCQLVRENQLIGTVYNDYRGQAAAIYQLAEALGGEGEMPQLVNGHYITLSYQKITIDNVSEFE from the coding sequence ATGAAGACTTTTCTGGAAACCATTGCCATTGTCCCGCTGCTTGTGCTTTCGGGCTGTACGCCTGCCGCCTCTTCTACTCATATTTTGAACATCGGCATCGCGGTCTATGATGGCGATGATACGTTTATCGCTTCCATTACGGATGAAATCAGCCGGCTGGCTCAGGCGGACAATGTCCATATCACCCTGAGAACCGCCCGGCGCTCGCAGCTCACCCAGAATGAACAGGTACAGGATCTGATCGATGACGGGATGAACGTGATCTGCGTCAACCTCGTGGACCGTACAAGCACTTCCTCCATCATCAATGCAGCAATGAAAAACAACATTCCGATCATTTTCTTCAACCGTGAACCGGTGGAATCTGACATCGACCGATGGGATCAGCTTTACTACGTCGGCAGCGATCCGGAGGAAAGCGGACGAATGCAGGGACAGATCGCAGCCGCCTACATCCGCGAACATCCGGAAGCCGACCGCAACGGTGACGGAACTCTGCAGGTCTACGTGCTGGAAGGCGAACCCGGCCACCAGGATACGATTCTGCGCAGCGAATCTTCGCTTGCGACCCTGCAGGATGCCGGCATCACGGTCGAAAAGCTCGGATACTCCATCTGCGACTGGAAACGATCCGAAGCGGAAGAAGAAGTAACCGATCTGATCAATGCAAGCACGGAAACAGAACTGTTTCTCTGCAACAACGACGATATGGCAGCCGGCGCCGTCGATGCCTATGAAGCAGCCGGAATCCCCGTGGAACAGCGCCCGCTGATTGTGGGAATTGATGGAACAGCAGTAGGCTGTCAGCTCGTCAGGGAAAACCAGCTGATCGGTACCGTATACAATGACTACCGCGGTCAGGCGGCAGCGATCTACCAGCTTGCCGAAGCTCTGGGTGGTGAAGGCGAAATGCCGCAGCTGGTCAACGGGCACTACATCACCCTTTCCTATCAGAAAATTACAATCGACAATGTAAGTGAGTTTGAATAG
- a CDS encoding sugar ABC transporter substrate-binding protein has protein sequence MKQSRSIVFLLVVAALTITALISGYLAAAEPQAPVQREVTLILPSAADERWSLFRTGVRAAAREYDISLTIVSTNQENEEAQIESAIAAAPNGIVASLLNDSSANLLNRTSTPAVLIGTRGSLETGTRIAHLSLSARAAGVSLAQIAASDYATATDRKIGIVLSSTDSSELIERLASLNEELAKHDISAAWILKDPTQASLTRAQSEDPVNVLIALDNYALEAAADYASAHPEEINGLYGIGISNTCISYTDQEIISRMIVPNEYLAGFQAIEQIAAYCSDRTPLQDGTIDYSIIAHANMFTKKNQQLLFPIRQ, from the coding sequence ATGAAACAGTCACGCAGTATAGTCTTCCTTCTGGTTGTAGCCGCATTGACGATTACGGCATTGATTTCCGGCTATCTCGCCGCCGCGGAACCGCAGGCACCCGTGCAGCGGGAAGTGACGCTCATTCTTCCAAGTGCAGCGGATGAGCGCTGGTCCCTGTTCCGCACCGGTGTACGGGCAGCCGCCAGAGAATATGACATTTCGCTCACCATCGTGAGTACCAATCAGGAAAATGAAGAGGCACAGATCGAATCCGCCATTGCAGCGGCTCCCAACGGCATCGTCGCAAGTCTGCTCAACGATTCGAGCGCAAATCTTCTGAACAGGACATCGACTCCGGCGGTGCTGATCGGTACCCGCGGATCCCTTGAAACCGGAACCCGGATTGCACATCTTTCGCTCAGCGCGCGGGCAGCCGGTGTTTCGCTGGCTCAGATTGCGGCTTCCGATTATGCGACGGCAACGGATCGAAAAATCGGCATTGTACTTTCTTCCACAGATTCTTCGGAACTGATTGAGCGGCTCGCAAGTCTCAATGAAGAACTGGCGAAGCACGACATCAGCGCCGCCTGGATCCTCAAGGATCCGACGCAGGCATCCCTGACCCGGGCTCAAAGCGAAGATCCTGTCAACGTTCTGATCGCTCTGGACAACTATGCGCTCGAAGCTGCCGCTGATTACGCATCCGCTCATCCGGAAGAGATCAACGGACTTTACGGCATCGGCATCTCGAATACCTGCATTTCCTATACAGACCAGGAAATCATCAGCCGGATGATCGTTCCCAATGAATATCTTGCCGGCTTCCAGGCGATCGAACAGATTGCGGCCTACTGCAGCGACCGCACGCCACTGCAGGACGGCACGATTGATTATTCGATCATTGCCCATGCCAACATGTTTACGAAGAAGAATCAACAGCTGCTGTTCCCGATCCGGCAGTAA
- a CDS encoding sensor histidine kinase, whose product MGRLKHLRSARPRSFRTVILISFSTVAIVMMTMFGFVTMSLISRSTRTTLQEATQSTVFQGTLNIENYLSSIRSTSNAIYYDVIKKSDLSTDSISDNMQLLYAANSNQIVSIALFHEDGTLICEAPDAVMKPNVDVREQEWFTSALAKVENIHFSQPHIQNLFVSPSHTYQWVITLSTAVDLTQNGKAERGVLLIDMNYQAMEQLLEETNTELSGSYLYLMANDGTLIYHPYQSRIQAGQFTEATETALHYQDGAHSEINEDGEQIVIVQTVSYTGWKLVGVIPRSILSFNERETRSLIVMIVSLTALALVIINRALARQVSDPLIRLNDAIANMEGVNNLPPQLYENSSAEIQELGATLHSYMAQINRLMDEMRKEEEEKRKSELDALQAQINPHFLYNTLDSIVWMIEDEKYKEAVFMITQLASFFRMSLNRGHSIIRIDNELKQAEAYLNIQRVRYKQSFTAQFDIEDNIGSCLIVKLVLQPILENAIYHGIKEAEQDGLIRIHGYRSDDDIYIDVSDNGYGMTPEEVENILIETKRPAVEKHGSGVGLINVDRRLRLRFGDSYGLSVKSELDVGTTVTIHIPAIEATEENMTKYEGGTR is encoded by the coding sequence ATGGGGCGACTGAAACACTTGCGATCCGCACGGCCGCGCAGCTTCCGCACCGTCATCCTCATTTCCTTTTCGACAGTTGCGATTGTAATGATGACGATGTTCGGCTTCGTCACGATGAGCCTCATCAGCCGCAGCACACGCACCACCCTGCAGGAGGCGACACAGAGCACCGTCTTCCAGGGGACTCTGAACATCGAAAACTACCTTTCCTCGATCCGCAGCACGTCCAACGCCATCTACTACGACGTCATCAAGAAAAGCGATCTCTCCACTGACAGTATCAGCGACAATATGCAGCTGCTGTATGCGGCCAATTCCAACCAGATCGTCTCCATCGCCCTCTTCCATGAGGACGGGACGCTGATCTGTGAAGCGCCGGATGCCGTAATGAAGCCCAACGTTGATGTGCGCGAACAGGAATGGTTCACATCCGCCCTGGCCAAGGTCGAAAACATCCACTTCTCCCAGCCCCACATTCAGAACCTGTTTGTCTCTCCTTCGCATACCTATCAATGGGTCATCACCCTTTCCACCGCCGTCGATCTGACCCAGAATGGAAAGGCGGAACGCGGCGTCCTTCTGATTGACATGAACTATCAGGCAATGGAGCAGCTGCTCGAAGAGACAAACACCGAACTTTCCGGCAGCTATCTCTATCTCATGGCCAATGACGGCACCCTGATCTATCATCCGTATCAGTCACGGATCCAGGCGGGCCAGTTCACCGAAGCCACGGAGACAGCCCTCCATTATCAGGATGGTGCCCACAGCGAAATCAATGAGGACGGAGAACAGATCGTCATCGTCCAGACCGTCTCCTATACGGGCTGGAAACTGGTCGGCGTCATTCCCCGCTCCATTCTCTCCTTCAACGAACGGGAAACACGCAGCCTCATCGTCATGATCGTGTCTTTGACAGCGCTGGCGCTGGTGATCATCAACCGTGCACTTGCGCGCCAGGTTTCGGATCCGCTGATCCGGCTGAATGATGCCATTGCCAACATGGAAGGCGTCAACAATCTTCCGCCCCAACTGTATGAAAACAGTTCCGCCGAAATCCAGGAGCTCGGCGCAACGCTGCACTCCTACATGGCACAGATCAACCGCCTCATGGATGAAATGCGCAAAGAGGAAGAGGAAAAGCGCAAGTCAGAGCTCGACGCTCTGCAGGCGCAAATCAATCCCCATTTCCTCTATAACACGCTCGACTCCATTGTCTGGATGATCGAAGACGAGAAATACAAGGAAGCCGTCTTCATGATCACGCAGCTCGCCTCCTTCTTCCGCATGTCGCTGAACCGCGGCCATTCCATCATCCGCATCGACAACGAACTGAAGCAGGCAGAAGCCTATCTCAACATTCAGCGCGTCCGCTACAAGCAGTCGTTCACGGCGCAGTTTGACATCGAGGACAATATCGGTTCCTGCCTAATCGTCAAGCTGGTGCTGCAGCCGATTCTCGAAAATGCAATCTATCACGGCATCAAGGAGGCGGAGCAGGATGGGCTCATCCGCATCCACGGCTACCGGAGCGATGATGACATCTATATCGATGTATCCGATAACGGCTACGGCATGACGCCGGAAGAGGTAGAAAATATCCTCATTGAAACCAAGCGCCCCGCCGTAGAAAAGCACGGATCCGGCGTCGGCCTGATCAATGTTGACCGCCGCCTGCGTCTGCGCTTCGGGGACAGCTATGGTCTCTCTGTAAAGAGCGAGCTCGATGTCGGCACAACGGTAACAATCCACATTCCCGCCATTGAAGCCACCGAAGAAAACATGACGAAATATGAAGGAGGCACACGATGA